One window from the genome of Deinococcus sp. NW-56 encodes:
- a CDS encoding NAD(P)/FAD-dependent oxidoreductase yields MKTLILGAGYAGLAVATKLKPMPGLEALLVEQNPFHTFETRLHEAAAHNTRVTLPIQPLLRGTGVEFEQASVEGVDIDAREVTLKDGRVLTYDTLVVGLGSVTNFYRIPGLAEHASELKQLSDADEIYGFVNQVYSGEYQGNRDIVVGGAGLTGVELVTELAQRAELLSKARGLPPFRIYLVEAGPKILPILDEALRQKAERVLRDYGIEILVGHRITQATEGSVTVQTQGGEQKVIEAGKIIWTGGIQARDIVKGERLEKGPGGRIAVDEFLRAKGYPDVFVVGDMGLALNQEGKPVPTTAQHAGQQGRLTGKNLLRLVRGEELEPYEPTTLGEFVSLGGLMAVGWMKLPWNQKLAITGGIAHVMKKASEWRWRASID; encoded by the coding sequence ATGAAGACCCTGATCCTCGGTGCTGGCTACGCGGGCCTCGCGGTGGCCACCAAGCTCAAGCCCATGCCGGGCCTCGAAGCCCTGCTGGTTGAACAGAACCCCTTTCATACCTTTGAAACCCGGCTGCACGAAGCCGCCGCCCACAACACCCGCGTGACCCTGCCCATCCAGCCCCTGCTGCGCGGCACGGGCGTGGAGTTCGAGCAGGCCTCGGTCGAGGGCGTGGACATTGACGCCCGCGAGGTCACCCTCAAGGATGGCCGCGTGCTGACCTACGACACGCTCGTCGTGGGGCTGGGGTCGGTCACGAACTTCTACCGGATTCCGGGACTGGCCGAGCACGCCTCCGAGCTCAAGCAGCTCAGCGACGCCGACGAGATCTACGGCTTCGTCAACCAGGTGTACTCGGGCGAGTACCAGGGCAACCGCGACATCGTGGTGGGCGGCGCGGGCCTGACCGGCGTCGAGCTGGTCACCGAGCTGGCGCAGCGGGCCGAGCTGCTGTCCAAGGCGCGGGGCCTGCCCCCCTTCCGCATCTACCTCGTGGAGGCCGGTCCCAAGATCCTGCCCATCCTCGACGAGGCCCTGCGCCAGAAGGCCGAGCGCGTGCTGCGCGACTACGGCATCGAGATTCTGGTGGGGCACCGCATCACCCAGGCGACCGAGGGCAGCGTCACCGTGCAGACGCAAGGCGGCGAACAGAAGGTCATCGAGGCGGGCAAGATCATCTGGACCGGCGGCATCCAGGCCCGTGACATCGTCAAGGGCGAACGGCTGGAAAAGGGTCCCGGCGGGCGTATCGCCGTGGACGAGTTCCTGCGGGCCAAGGGCTACCCCGACGTGTTCGTGGTGGGCGACATGGGCCTTGCTTTGAACCAGGAAGGCAAGCCGGTGCCCACCACTGCGCAGCACGCCGGGCAGCAGGGCCGCCTGACAGGCAAGAACCTCCTGCGGCTGGTGCGCGGCGAGGAGCTGGAGCCCTACGAGCCCACCACCCTGGGCGAGTTCGTCTCCCTCGGCGGCCTGATGGCGGTGGGCTGGATGAAGCTGCCCTGGAACCAGAAGCTCGCCATCACGGGCGGCATCGCCCACGTGATGAAAAAGGCCAGCGAGTGGCGCTGGCGGGCCAGCATCGACTGA
- a CDS encoding Nif3-like dinuclear metal center hexameric protein, which translates to MTPPTLTDLARWLQAELGEPEPLRRDGPAEVRRLALALEPAALPPTVEADALFLHRSRRVGDGWLGLGVLAAHDGFDIHLTTGPNYRLARALGWTDLEEVVWEGRVVGIMATPPQRNWRSLRAALHGELGGEDTSWPPQPPAGSLRLALMNAMNPALIGHVTGLGVRVYLTGQLRPSAVGAAREQGLGVVALGHRRTELWGLRRLAQELEGAFLGLETRVYGG; encoded by the coding sequence ATGACCCCACCCACCCTCACCGACCTCGCCCGCTGGCTTCAGGCCGAGCTGGGCGAGCCGGAGCCGCTGCGCCGGGACGGTCCCGCCGAGGTGCGGCGGCTGGCCCTCGCGCTGGAACCTGCCGCCCTGCCGCCCACCGTGGAGGCCGACGCCCTCTTTCTGCACCGCTCGCGCCGGGTGGGGGACGGCTGGCTGGGGCTGGGCGTGCTGGCCGCCCACGACGGCTTCGACATCCACCTGACGACTGGCCCGAATTACCGGCTGGCACGGGCGCTGGGCTGGACGGACCTAGAAGAGGTCGTGTGGGAGGGCCGCGTCGTCGGGATCATGGCGACGCCGCCCCAGCGGAACTGGCGCAGCCTGCGGGCCGCACTGCACGGCGAGCTGGGCGGTGAGGACACGTCGTGGCCGCCCCAACCGCCCGCCGGTTCACTGCGGCTGGCGCTGATGAACGCGATGAATCCGGCGTTGATCGGGCACGTCACGGGATTGGGGGTCCGGGTCTACCTCACCGGGCAGCTTCGGCCCTCGGCGGTGGGGGCGGCGCGGGAGCAGGGATTGGGGGTGGTGGCGCTGGGGCACCGCCGCACGGAGTTGTGGGGGCTGCGACGGCTGGCGCAGGAGCTGGAGGGGGCGTTCCTAGGGCTGGAGACGCGGGTGTATGGCGGCTGA
- a CDS encoding peptidylprolyl isomerase, which translates to MNITQDKVVEIDYVLKVDGEVVDASEGGEPLTYLHGHNNIIPGLERALEGKRQGDSLHVTVQPEDGYGARDEDNVETLDREDFEDDIEVGATYYAQAEDGSVLPFTVLAVEGETVQVDFNAPLAGKVLDFDVTVRGVRDATAEELEHGHAHTPGMHDEE; encoded by the coding sequence ATGAACATTACCCAGGACAAGGTTGTCGAGATCGACTACGTGCTCAAGGTGGACGGCGAGGTCGTCGACGCCAGCGAAGGCGGCGAGCCGCTGACCTACCTGCACGGCCACAACAACATCATCCCCGGCCTGGAGCGGGCGCTGGAAGGCAAGCGCCAGGGCGACAGCCTCCACGTGACCGTGCAGCCCGAAGACGGCTACGGCGCCCGCGACGAGGACAATGTCGAGACCCTCGACCGCGAGGACTTCGAGGACGACATCGAGGTCGGCGCGACCTACTACGCGCAGGCCGAAGACGGCTCGGTGCTGCCCTTCACCGTGCTCGCCGTCGAGGGCGAGACCGTGCAGGTGGACTTCAATGCTCCCCTCGCGGGCAAGGTGCTCGACTTTGACGTGACTGTGCGCGGCGTGCGCGACGCCACTGCCGAGGAACTGGAGCACGGGCACGCCCACACGCCGGGCATGCACGACGAGGAATAA
- a CDS encoding DUF2892 domain-containing protein, with protein MQKNMGTTDRTLRTVAGVGLIGLAATTRGPLALASGTLAAVMLGTSAVGTCPAYLPFGIDTREEKR; from the coding sequence ATGCAGAAGAACATGGGCACCACGGACCGCACCCTCCGCACTGTGGCTGGCGTGGGCCTGATCGGGCTGGCGGCCACCACCCGTGGCCCGCTGGCCCTGGCGAGCGGCACCCTGGCCGCCGTGATGCTGGGCACCTCTGCCGTAGGTACCTGCCCCGCCTACCTGCCCTTCGGCATCGACACCCGCGAAGAGAAGCGCTGA
- a CDS encoding Panacea domain-containing protein: MTEFPFTFDQEATLAALLYVAGRVDGLTMHKLAKILYFADKAHLERYGRFITGDQYVAMENGPVPSMTYSMVKELGNGAPGALFPHPLADTLRVERREGKHYVRGLTQPDLDALSDSDLACLDESIANYSAHSFRELSDLSHDAAWNATERNKLMRIEAIVSTFAQPEAVLEHLRNPNP, from the coding sequence ATGACCGAGTTCCCGTTCACATTCGATCAGGAGGCGACTCTTGCCGCCCTGCTTTATGTCGCGGGACGAGTCGATGGGCTGACCATGCACAAACTGGCGAAGATTCTGTACTTCGCCGACAAAGCTCATCTGGAGCGGTACGGTCGCTTCATCACGGGCGACCAGTACGTCGCCATGGAAAATGGCCCCGTGCCCAGCATGACCTACAGCATGGTCAAGGAACTGGGGAACGGCGCACCAGGCGCCCTTTTTCCCCATCCCCTGGCCGACACGCTCAGGGTGGAGCGGCGAGAGGGGAAGCACTACGTGCGGGGCCTCACACAGCCCGACCTGGACGCCCTGAGTGACAGCGACCTGGCCTGTCTGGATGAGTCCATCGCCAATTACTCAGCCCACAGCTTCCGGGAGCTGTCCGATCTCAGTCACGACGCCGCCTGGAACGCCACTGAGCGCAACAAGTTGATGCGCATAGAGGCCATCGTCTCCACCTTTGCCCAGCCGGAAGCCGTTCTTGAGCACCTGAGGAATCCGAACCCTTGA
- a CDS encoding xanthine dehydrogenase family protein subunit M — protein MYPVNFDYHRASSVQEALTMMAENPDLKVIAGGHSLLPAMRLRLAQPPALLDVFGLEELRGIRREGDTFVVGAMTTHAQVLRSELPLFPEVAHEVGDPMVRNRGTIGGSLAHADPSADYPAAALALGTEFVIRGLGGERVVPADEMFVGMFESAVQPGELLTHIRIPATVRGGAYEKFKHPASHYAIAGVAVVRHADGQIRAAYTGAGEKAERLTLLEERLNAGQRAGEGLVDAANLLGDRFASPEYRAHLVDVLAGRAAARV, from the coding sequence ATGTACCCAGTCAACTTCGACTACCACCGCGCCAGCAGCGTGCAGGAAGCCCTGACGATGATGGCCGAGAATCCCGACCTCAAGGTGATCGCGGGGGGGCACTCGCTGTTGCCCGCCATGCGGCTGCGGCTGGCCCAACCGCCCGCGCTGCTCGACGTGTTCGGGCTGGAGGAACTGCGGGGCATTCGGCGCGAGGGCGACACCTTTGTGGTGGGCGCGATGACCACCCACGCGCAGGTCTTGCGCTCGGAGCTGCCCCTTTTCCCCGAGGTCGCCCACGAGGTCGGGGACCCGATGGTCCGCAACCGGGGCACCATCGGCGGCTCGCTCGCCCACGCCGACCCCAGCGCGGACTACCCGGCAGCGGCTCTGGCCCTCGGCACAGAGTTCGTGATTCGTGGCCTGGGCGGTGAGCGCGTGGTCCCCGCCGACGAGATGTTCGTGGGCATGTTCGAAAGTGCGGTGCAGCCCGGCGAGCTGCTCACCCACATCCGCATCCCGGCGACCGTGCGGGGGGGCGCCTACGAGAAGTTCAAGCACCCCGCCAGCCACTACGCGATTGCGGGCGTGGCCGTGGTGCGCCACGCGGACGGGCAGATTCGTGCCGCCTACACCGGGGCGGGGGAGAAGGCCGAGCGCCTGACCCTCCTCGAAGAGCGCCTGAACGCGGGCCAACGCGCCGGAGAGGGGTTGGTGGACGCGGCGAATCTCCTGGGGGACCGCTTCGCCAGCCCCGAGTACCGGGCGCATCTGGTGGACGTGCTGGCAGGGCGGGCGGCGGCGAGGGTGTAG
- a CDS encoding (2Fe-2S)-binding protein — protein sequence MNVTVTVNGKAHTRDVEPRTLLVHFLREDLGLTGTHVGCDTSQCGACTVHLNGDAVKSCTVLAVQADGMEVTTIEGLGTAADLHPLQAGFWEKHGLQCGFCTPGMIMSAAELLRHDPDPSEATIRHHLEGNYCRCTGYHNIVLAVQHAAAAMREREAGQAADD from the coding sequence ATGAACGTCACCGTGACAGTCAACGGCAAGGCCCACACCCGCGACGTGGAACCCCGCACCCTGCTGGTGCATTTCCTGCGCGAGGACCTGGGCCTCACCGGCACCCACGTCGGCTGCGACACCAGCCAGTGCGGGGCCTGCACGGTCCACCTGAACGGCGACGCGGTCAAAAGCTGCACGGTGCTCGCGGTGCAGGCGGACGGGATGGAGGTCACCACCATCGAGGGTCTGGGCACCGCCGCCGACCTTCACCCCCTTCAGGCGGGCTTCTGGGAGAAACACGGCCTCCAGTGCGGCTTTTGCACCCCCGGCATGATCATGAGCGCCGCCGAACTCCTGCGCCACGACCCCGACCCCAGCGAGGCCACGATCCGCCACCACCTCGAGGGCAACTACTGCCGCTGCACCGGCTACCACAACATCGTCCTCGCCGTGCAGCACGCGGCGGCGGCGATGCGGGAGCGGGAGGCGGGGCAGGCGGCGGACGACTGA
- a CDS encoding valine--tRNA ligase: protein MTDLPTLPDTNDTALAKAFDPAAIEPGWAQRWRSEPFRADASSARPPFTIVIPPPNVTGNLHLGHALDNTLIDTLIRYKRMAGFEALYLPGTDHAGISTQVVVERQLKELGQTRFDLGREAFLERVWDWKAQSGGMILEQLTRLGVSADWTRERFTMDEGLSKAVRAQFVRLYHQGLAYRGERIVNWDPASQTTLSELEIDREVRKGKMSTLSYKLEDPSTPASNGDPGEIRIATVRPETIFADQAIAVHPEDERFAHLIGLRARIPLTDRFIPIIADEAVEREFGVGALKITPAHDPTDFEIGERHGLARPSVIDLHGNLTSDLVPEAFRGMERFAARKAVVAALTESGDLIEEKDHDTAIGLSERTKVPVEPIVSTQWFVNMKPMAQRVLEGLDAGEIRLTPERYGKVNRDWLENIRDWNISRQLWWGHQIPAWYDEEGNVYVPDPENPELDCDQDPRYAHLNLRRDPDVFDTWFSSNLWPFSTMGWPDTDCEDYRKFYPTQVLVTGYDILFFWVARMQMAGYAMTGQAPFETVMLHGLYLDAKGQKMSKSKGNGIDPLELFGEYGVDACRFAFTSLSTGGQDIRHDPRRFEQGRNFANKLWNAARFARLRLSEAAPALTGDDELTRYVRSAVEQPDAHGSDPMRSRDVLAALRHRLDLTLADRWIISRLNAVTAEATAQLDGYDIGAAIRTLYAFTWDEFCDWYIEAAKPALAAGQLGTLATLKAVLEHILKLLHPFIPFITSELYAHLGHRRQIALHSWPQPDAALHDAEATRAFDALRAAVSAARSLKNELGLSPQDRLGVAVEGDLAATVLENARIVEGIARVTLVPELEGRTLSAVEQGVTVRAPLEGTVDIADWLGKQQKRLAELDKQIKQAQGKLNNAGFVARAPQEVVEEERRRVQDFSAQKERLEAVLAQFA from the coding sequence ATGACCGACCTCCCCACCCTCCCCGACACGAACGACACCGCCCTCGCCAAGGCCTTCGACCCCGCCGCCATCGAACCCGGCTGGGCGCAGAGGTGGCGCAGCGAACCCTTCCGCGCCGACGCGAGCAGCGCCCGCCCGCCCTTCACCATCGTGATTCCGCCGCCCAACGTGACTGGGAACCTGCACCTGGGGCACGCGCTGGACAACACGCTGATCGACACCCTGATCCGCTACAAGCGCATGGCAGGCTTCGAGGCGCTGTACCTCCCCGGCACCGACCACGCGGGCATCTCGACGCAGGTGGTGGTGGAGCGGCAACTGAAGGAACTGGGGCAGACCCGCTTCGACCTGGGGCGCGAGGCCTTTCTGGAACGGGTTTGGGACTGGAAGGCGCAGTCGGGCGGCATGATCCTGGAACAGCTCACCCGCCTGGGCGTGAGCGCCGACTGGACCCGCGAGCGCTTCACGATGGACGAGGGGCTGTCCAAGGCGGTGCGGGCGCAGTTCGTGCGGCTGTACCACCAGGGCCTCGCCTACCGGGGCGAGCGCATCGTGAACTGGGACCCGGCATCGCAAACCACGCTGTCCGAGCTGGAAATCGACCGCGAGGTGAGGAAGGGCAAGATGTCCACCCTCTCCTACAAGCTGGAGGACCCCTCTACCCCCGCCAGCAACGGCGACCCCGGCGAGATTCGCATCGCCACCGTGCGCCCGGAGACGATCTTCGCGGACCAGGCGATCGCCGTGCATCCCGAAGACGAGCGCTTTGCCCACCTGATCGGCTTGCGGGCGCGGATTCCGCTGACCGACCGCTTCATCCCCATCATCGCGGACGAGGCCGTGGAGCGTGAGTTCGGAGTGGGGGCGCTCAAGATCACGCCCGCGCATGACCCCACCGACTTCGAGATCGGGGAACGGCATGGGCTGGCGCGGCCCAGCGTGATCGACCTGCACGGCAACCTGACCTCGGACCTCGTGCCCGAAGCCTTCCGGGGCATGGAGCGCTTCGCCGCCCGCAAAGCGGTGGTGGCCGCGCTGACCGAGTCCGGCGACCTGATCGAGGAAAAGGACCATGACACCGCCATTGGCCTGTCCGAGCGGACGAAGGTGCCCGTGGAGCCCATCGTGTCCACCCAGTGGTTCGTGAACATGAAGCCGATGGCGCAGCGCGTGCTGGAGGGGCTGGACGCGGGCGAGATCCGGCTCACGCCCGAGCGGTACGGCAAGGTCAACCGCGACTGGCTGGAAAACATCCGCGACTGGAACATCTCTCGTCAGCTCTGGTGGGGCCACCAGATTCCCGCGTGGTACGACGAGGAGGGCAATGTCTACGTGCCCGACCCGGAGAACCCCGAGCTGGATTGCGACCAGGACCCGCGCTACGCGCACCTCAACCTGCGCCGCGACCCCGACGTGTTCGACACGTGGTTTTCCTCCAACCTCTGGCCCTTCTCCACGATGGGTTGGCCCGACACGGACTGCGAGGACTACCGCAAGTTCTACCCGACGCAGGTGCTCGTGACCGGCTACGACATCCTCTTTTTCTGGGTGGCGCGGATGCAGATGGCCGGGTACGCGATGACCGGGCAGGCGCCCTTCGAGACGGTGATGCTGCACGGCCTCTACCTCGACGCCAAGGGCCAGAAGATGTCCAAGAGCAAAGGCAACGGCATCGATCCCCTCGAGCTGTTCGGCGAGTACGGGGTGGATGCCTGCCGCTTCGCCTTTACCAGCCTCAGCACGGGTGGGCAGGACATCCGGCACGACCCCCGGCGGTTCGAGCAGGGCCGCAACTTCGCCAACAAGCTCTGGAACGCGGCCCGCTTTGCCCGGCTACGGCTCTCGGAGGCGGCCCCGGCGCTCACGGGTGACGACGAGCTGACCCGTTACGTGCGGAGCGCGGTGGAGCAGCCTGACGCGCACGGCAGCGACCCGATGCGGAGCCGGGACGTGCTGGCCGCACTCCGCCACCGGCTCGACCTCACCCTGGCCGACCGCTGGATCATCAGCCGCCTGAACGCGGTGACGGCGGAAGCGACCGCCCAGCTCGACGGGTACGACATCGGCGCAGCGATCCGGACCCTGTACGCCTTCACCTGGGACGAGTTCTGCGACTGGTACATCGAGGCGGCAAAGCCCGCGCTGGCGGCGGGGCAGCTGGGCACGCTGGCGACCCTCAAGGCCGTGCTGGAGCACATCCTGAAGCTGCTGCACCCCTTCATCCCCTTCATCACCTCCGAGCTGTACGCGCACCTGGGGCACCGCCGCCAGATCGCGCTGCACTCGTGGCCACAGCCCGACGCCGCGCTGCACGACGCGGAGGCCACCCGCGCCTTCGACGCGCTGCGGGCCGCCGTGAGCGCTGCCCGTTCTCTCAAGAACGAGCTGGGCCTCTCGCCGCAGGACCGCCTGGGCGTGGCGGTGGAGGGTGACCTCGCCGCGACCGTGCTGGAGAACGCCCGCATCGTGGAGGGCATCGCCCGCGTGACGCTGGTGCCGGAGCTGGAGGGCCGCACGCTGAGCGCCGTGGAGCAGGGCGTGACCGTCCGCGCCCCGCTGGAAGGCACCGTGGACATTGCCGACTGGCTGGGCAAGCAGCAAAAGCGGCTGGCCGAGCTGGACAAGCAGATCAAGCAGGCCCAGGGCAAGCTGAACAACGCCGGATTCGTGGCCCGCGCCCCGCAGGAAGTCGTGGAGGAGGAGCGGCGCCGGGTGCAGGACTTTTCCGCGCAGAAGGAACGGCTGGAGGCGGTGCTGGCGCAGTTCGCGTAA
- a CDS encoding DUF4388 domain-containing protein, whose translation MVRGDLAVFPFLPVMQMLLSSGRRGRLSVAHARGGEVWVEPGELVHARSGGLTGEGALQVLSTLDGGQFTFAPDVPAAERTLSLRREAALRRLIEESDAWGPLLHVFPDWSRPLRFTARWTEAQPVTRSQYVALGLIPEALPLRTMLDRCGLPPRNALETIHPFVTAGLVEVS comes from the coding sequence ATGGTGCGCGGTGATCTGGCGGTCTTTCCGTTCCTGCCCGTGATGCAGATGTTGCTGTCGAGCGGTCGCCGGGGGCGGCTGAGCGTGGCGCACGCACGGGGCGGCGAAGTGTGGGTCGAGCCGGGCGAACTGGTCCACGCCCGGTCTGGGGGGCTGACGGGCGAGGGCGCCCTGCAGGTCCTGAGCACGCTCGACGGCGGGCAGTTCACCTTCGCCCCCGACGTGCCCGCCGCCGAGCGCACGCTCTCACTGCGGCGTGAGGCTGCCCTGCGCCGCTTGATCGAGGAGTCGGACGCCTGGGGACCGCTGCTGCACGTCTTTCCCGACTGGAGCCGCCCGCTGCGCTTCACCGCCCGCTGGACGGAGGCGCAGCCCGTGACCCGCTCGCAGTACGTAGCTCTGGGCCTGATTCCCGAGGCACTGCCCCTGCGAACCATGCTTGACCGCTGCGGCCTTCCCCCCCGGAACGCCCTGGAAACCATTCACCCCTTTGTCACGGCGGGGCTGGTGGAGGTCAGCTAA
- a CDS encoding xanthine dehydrogenase family protein molybdopterin-binding subunit, protein MTDRTDKYMGQALKRKEDPRFITGAGQYTDDFVLPGMLHAAMVRSPYAHARITGIDKSSVEGMPGVVAVLTGEDVAAAGAGPIPVGWLLPDLKVPPHHAVAQGEVNHVGDIVAVVVAETRAQAEDAAGLLAVDYEALPSVALGSAALGEGSPQVHDDVPGNVAFRWEIGDETALNEAFNRAHKTVKVKLRNHRLVPNAIEPRASLAQFSPASGEYLLYTTSQNPHIHRLILAAFVLNIPEHKLRVISPDVGGGFGSKIFQYQEEVAVLLASRLLGKPVKWAARRSESFVSDMQGRDHESEAELAVDAEGRMLGLRVNTVANLGAYLTLFAPAVPTYLYGTLLNGVYKFPAVHAKVTGVVTNTVPVDAYRGAGRPEATYLIERTVDVMAHELGMDPAEFRRINFIQPDEFPYQTPVALVYDSGNYEPALDMALDMMKYPDLRAEQERRKGTNKILGIGVISYLEACGLAPSALVGQLGAQAGQWESSLVRVHPTGKVELYTGSHSHGQGHETAFPQIAADELQIPIEDIDLIHGDTGRMPYGWGTYGSRSAAVGGSALKMALQKITAKARKIAAHLLEASEEDVEHADGVFRVKGAPGQQKTFFDVALMAHLAHSLPDGMEPGLEATAFYDPKNFVYPFGTHVAVVEIDTDTGVVKLRNYGCVDDCGPLINPLIAEGQVHGGIAQGAGQALWEDAAYDEEGNFLAGTFMEYAVPRADDLPNFQTDHTVTPSPHNPLGVKGIGEAGTIASTAAVANAVMDALWHECRIAHLDMPYTSEKVWRAIREARQGAGMGQAADD, encoded by the coding sequence ATGACCGACCGAACCGACAAGTACATGGGCCAGGCCCTCAAGCGCAAGGAGGACCCGCGCTTTATCACCGGGGCGGGGCAGTACACCGACGACTTCGTGCTGCCGGGGATGCTGCACGCGGCGATGGTCCGCAGTCCCTACGCGCACGCCCGGATCACTGGGATCGATAAGAGCAGCGTGGAGGGCATGCCCGGCGTGGTCGCCGTCCTGACCGGCGAGGACGTGGCGGCGGCGGGCGCGGGGCCTATCCCGGTGGGCTGGCTGCTCCCCGACCTCAAGGTGCCCCCGCACCACGCGGTCGCGCAGGGCGAGGTCAACCACGTGGGCGACATCGTGGCCGTCGTGGTGGCCGAGACGCGGGCGCAGGCCGAGGACGCGGCTGGCCTGCTCGCGGTGGACTACGAGGCGCTGCCCTCGGTGGCGCTGGGGAGCGCGGCGCTGGGGGAGGGGAGTCCGCAGGTTCACGACGATGTGCCCGGCAACGTGGCCTTCCGCTGGGAGATCGGGGACGAGACGGCGCTGAACGAGGCTTTCAACCGGGCGCACAAGACGGTGAAGGTGAAGTTGCGGAACCACCGCCTGGTGCCCAATGCCATCGAGCCGCGGGCGTCCCTGGCGCAGTTCTCGCCTGCCAGTGGGGAATACCTGCTGTACACCACCTCGCAGAATCCGCACATCCACCGCCTGATCCTGGCGGCCTTCGTGCTGAACATCCCCGAGCACAAGCTGCGGGTCATCAGCCCGGATGTGGGCGGGGGCTTCGGCTCCAAGATCTTCCAGTATCAGGAGGAAGTGGCCGTGCTGCTCGCCTCCCGGCTGCTGGGCAAGCCGGTGAAGTGGGCGGCCCGGCGCTCCGAGAGCTTCGTCTCCGACATGCAGGGCCGCGACCACGAATCGGAAGCCGAACTTGCCGTGGACGCGGAAGGCCGGATGCTGGGGCTGCGGGTCAACACGGTCGCCAACCTCGGCGCGTACCTCACCCTCTTCGCGCCCGCCGTGCCGACCTACCTGTACGGCACGCTGCTGAACGGCGTGTACAAGTTCCCCGCCGTCCACGCCAAGGTGACGGGCGTGGTCACCAACACCGTCCCGGTGGACGCCTACCGGGGCGCGGGCCGCCCGGAAGCCACCTACCTGATTGAGCGCACCGTGGACGTGATGGCGCACGAACTGGGCATGGACCCCGCCGAGTTCCGGCGGATCAACTTCATCCAGCCCGACGAGTTCCCGTACCAGACGCCCGTCGCGCTGGTCTACGATTCCGGGAACTACGAACCTGCGCTCGATATGGCGCTGGACATGATGAAGTATCCGGACCTCCGCGCCGAGCAGGAGCGGAGGAAGGGCACGAACAAGATTCTGGGCATTGGCGTGATCTCGTATCTGGAGGCGTGTGGATTGGCGCCGTCCGCGCTGGTGGGTCAACTCGGGGCGCAGGCGGGGCAGTGGGAAAGCTCGCTGGTGCGCGTGCATCCCACCGGCAAGGTCGAGCTGTACACCGGCTCGCACAGCCACGGCCAGGGCCACGAGACGGCCTTTCCCCAGATCGCCGCCGACGAACTCCAGATTCCCATCGAGGACATCGACCTCATCCACGGCGACACGGGCCGGATGCCCTACGGCTGGGGCACCTACGGCTCGCGCAGCGCGGCGGTGGGCGGCAGTGCGCTGAAGATGGCCCTCCAGAAGATCACCGCCAAGGCGAGGAAGATCGCCGCGCACCTCCTCGAAGCCTCGGAGGAGGACGTTGAGCACGCGGACGGTGTGTTCCGGGTCAAGGGCGCTCCGGGGCAGCAGAAGACCTTCTTCGACGTGGCGCTGATGGCCCACCTCGCCCACAGCCTGCCCGACGGCATGGAGCCGGGGCTGGAGGCGACCGCTTTCTACGATCCCAAGAACTTCGTGTACCCCTTTGGCACGCATGTGGCAGTCGTGGAGATCGACACGGATACGGGCGTGGTGAAGCTCCGCAATTACGGCTGCGTGGACGACTGCGGCCCCCTCATCAACCCGCTGATCGCGGAGGGGCAGGTCCACGGCGGCATCGCGCAGGGGGCGGGGCAGGCCCTCTGGGAAGACGCCGCCTACGACGAGGAAGGCAACTTCCTGGCCGGGACCTTCATGGAATACGCCGTGCCCCGCGCCGACGACCTGCCGAACTTCCAGACCGACCACACCGTTACCCCCAGCCCGCACAACCCCCTGGGGGTCAAGGGCATCGGGGAGGCGGGCACCATCGCCAGCACCGCCGCCGTCGCCAACGCCGTGATGGACGCCCTGTGGCACGAGTGCCGCATCGCGCATCTGGACATGCCCTACACCTCCGAGAAGGTCTGGCGGGCGATCCGCGAGGCCCGGCAGGGGGCGGGGATGGGGCAGGCGGCGGACGACTGA
- a CDS encoding NUDIX domain-containing protein, translated as MLTFQNLEEARAHAIARHLREKAGCQITRQTRGGAELLVFDHVPDNGSGVQVVAGGVDPGETPAEAALREAQEETGRTGFRLEGYLGSAEWTHDPHVKRELRHFYHLTAPPGLPDTWDHAADGHLFRFRWEPLSNARIDWEMDAFLPALTPEETPA; from the coding sequence ATGCTCACCTTTCAGAACCTCGAAGAAGCTCGCGCTCACGCCATAGCCCGCCACCTGCGGGAGAAGGCAGGGTGCCAGATCACCCGGCAGACCCGTGGGGGCGCCGAGTTGCTGGTCTTTGACCACGTCCCCGACAACGGGTCCGGCGTGCAGGTCGTGGCGGGCGGCGTGGACCCCGGCGAGACGCCCGCCGAGGCCGCGCTGCGGGAGGCGCAAGAAGAGACCGGGCGCACAGGCTTTCGCCTGGAGGGGTACCTCGGCAGCGCCGAGTGGACCCACGACCCCCATGTCAAGCGCGAGCTGCGCCACTTCTACCACCTGACCGCCCCGCCGGGCCTGCCCGACACCTGGGACCACGCCGCCGACGGCCACCTGTTCCGCTTCCGCTGGGAGCCGCTCTCCAATGCCCGCATCGACTGGGAGATGGACGCCTTCCTCCCCGCCCTCACCCCCGAGGAGACCCCCGCATGA